The Verrucomicrobiia bacterium sequence TCACCCTTAGGAGCTTGCAAACGCGTTCTTGCGCATTCCTGCGCGGCGCGATGCCGGCCAGCTCGTTCAAGCCACCACCAGATTCACCATCCTCTTGGGCACCACGACGACTTTTTTCACGGTCTTGCCTTCGATTGCCGCTTTGATTTTTTCGGAGGCGAGTGCGGCGGACTCCATCTCGGCTTGCGAGGCGGTCGCGGAAATCTTGATGACGTCGCGCAGTTTGCCGTTCACCTGCACGGGAATCTCGATTTCCGATTCGACGAGCAGGCTTGCATCAAACTTGGGCCACGGAGCGTAGGCCAGGGAGGTTGAGGGTTGAGGGTTGAGGGTTGATAACCTCGACCAAAGTTCCTCCGCCAGATGCGGAGCGAAGGGCGCAAGCAACTGGAGGAAGGTTTTCAGAGTCGCAACCGGCCTGGCCTCCCAAGTCATCGCGTCATTGATGAACACCATCATCGCCGAGATGGCCGTGTTGAAGCGCATCGCGTCGAGGTCTTCGGTGACTTTCTTGATGCACGTGTGCAGCGTCTTGAGTTGCGCCGGCGTGGCGGCCACGTCCCGGATGCGCGCATCGAGCTTGATCAAGTTCAGCAGTTCTGCGCGTCCCTGCGTCTCCGCGGTGGTTTCTGCCTGCTCAAACTCCGTCTCGGACTTTTCATCCACGAACAACCGCCACACGCGGCCGAGGAAACGATACACGCCCTCGACGCCCTTGGTGTTCCACGGCTTGGTGTCCTGGAGCGGGCCCATGAACATTTCGTAAAGGCGGAATGCATCCGCGCCGAACTCTTTGAGGATGTCGTCGGGATTCACGACGTTGCCGCGCGACTTGGACATCTTCTGGCCGTCTTCGCCGAGGATGAGCCCTTGGTTGACGAGCTTGAAGAACGGCTCAGGTGTCGAAACGTGACCGAGGTCGAACAAAACCTTGTGCCAGAATCGCGCGTAGAGCAGATGCAACACGGCGTGTTCCGTGCCGCCGACGTATAAATCCACGCCGGGCGTGGATTTGGTTGAGGGTTGAGAGTTGACGGTTGATGAACCGGAAACGCCCATCCAATACGCTTCGGCCTCCTTGCCGACGAACGTGCCGCCGTTCTTCGCATCGAGGTAGCGCAGGTAATACCAGCAACTGCCAGCCCATTGGGGCATGGTGTTCGTCTCGCGTGTGGCACCGTCGGGGAGATTGACCCAATCCGTCGCCCGCGCGAGCGGGGGCTGGCCGTCAGGGGTGGGTTTGTAATCTTCGAGCGTCGGCGGGAGCACGGGCAGCGCGCTTACGGGCAGCGCCTCGTGATGGCCGTTCTTCCAAACGATGGGGAAGGGCTCGCCCCAATAGCGCTGCCGGCTGAACAGCCAGTCGCGCAGCTTGTAGTTGATGGTCTTCTTGCCGAGACCCTTTTCCTCCAGCCAGGCGGTGATTTTCCGCTTCGCCTCGGGCGTGGGCAGCCCGGTGATGAAACCGGAGTTCACGCTGACGCCGTCATCGGTGAAACCCTGCCAATCTGTTTTTGCATCGTTCGGCTGGACGACTTGCACGATGGGCAGGTTAAATTTCTGGGCGAACTCGAAGTCGCGGGTGTCGTGCGCCGGCACGGCCATGATGGCGCCGGTGCCGTAGCTGGCGAGCACGTAGTCGGCAATCCAGATGGGAATCTGCTCGCCGTTGACGGGATTGAGGGCGTAAGCGCCGATGAACACGCCGGTCTTTTCCTTGGCGAGTTCGGTGCGTTCGAGATCGGATTTGCCGGCGGCGTAGGCCTTGTAATCTTCGACAGCTTTCTTCTGTTCAGCCGTCGTGAGTTGCGGAACGAGTTTGTGTTCCGGCGAAAGCACTATGTAGGTCGCGCCGAACAACGTGTCGGGGCGGGTGGTGAACACGCGGATCTTTTCGCCTGAGCCAGCGACTTGGAAATCCACTTCCGCGCCTTCGCTGCGACCGATCCAGTTCCGCTGCATTTCCTTGAGCGAGTCGCTCCAGTCAATCGTGTCGAGGTCGGCCAGCAGCTTTTCCGCGTAGGCGGTGATGCGGAGCATCCATTGGCGCATCGGCCTGCGGATGACGGGAAAGCCGCCGACTTCGCTCTTGCCGTCGATGACTTCTTCGTTCGCCAAGACGGTGCCGAGTTCGGGGCACCAGTTCACCGGCGCTTCACTGACGTAAGCGAGGCGTTTGGAGTCACGGTAGGCGCGGCGCGCGGCTTCGAGTGGAGCGCTGCTGTCCTCAGCCGCAGCGCTTTCGCCAACCGGACCCGCTGCGGCTGAGGGCAGCCGCGGTCCAGCCAGCTCGGGCGGATATTTTAACGTTTCAATCGGCTCCGCTTTGTTTGTCTCGGGATTGAACCACGAGTTGTAAATCTGGAGAAAAATCCACTGCGTCCAGCGGAAGTATTCCGGATCGGTGGTGGCTACTTCGCGCGACCAGTCGTAGCTGAAGCCGAGCGATTTGATCTGCCGCGTGAAGTTCGCGATGTTCTGCTCCGTGGTCTTGCGCGGATGCTGGCCGGTTTTGACGGCGTATTGCTCGGCGGGCAGGCCGAAGGAATCCCAGCCCATCGGATGCAGCACATTGAAGCCGCCCGCGCGGCGGTAGCGGGCGAGAATGTCCGTGGCCGTGTAACCCTCCGGATGGCCGACATGCAATCCCGCGCCGGACGGGTAGGGGAACATGTCGAGGATGTAGAACTTGGGCGGCAGGTCGTTTGCCGTCGCTTTTTTGCCCGCCAGTCCGTGGCGCAGTCCGAAAGGATGATTCGCCGGGATGGTTTCGCCCGGGTTGAAGGCGCGAAACGCCTGCTGCTCGTCCCAGGCTTGCTGCCATTTGGCTTCGATCAGATGAAACGGATACTGTCGCCGCGACATAGGCCGGCAAGGATGTGGAAACCACGCGAGCCGGGCAATCGCTGATTTCGCGCTGCGGCGTGCTCCTAACCTCCGGGCGCGCCGGGTCGTGCGGGACGATTGGCCGAAGACGCGCCGGCATGGCCAGAAGCGCGGCTGGGCTTTTTTTGGCTTTTGGCAAAGCAACCGGCGAGTAGCCCGGATTGATTTTTCGGCGTTCACTGGAAACGGTTATCAATGCCACCAAGGCGGTCCGTCGGTGCGAACAT is a genomic window containing:
- the leuS gene encoding leucine--tRNA ligase, encoding MSRRQYPFHLIEAKWQQAWDEQQAFRAFNPGETIPANHPFGLRHGLAGKKATANDLPPKFYILDMFPYPSGAGLHVGHPEGYTATDILARYRRAGGFNVLHPMGWDSFGLPAEQYAVKTGQHPRKTTEQNIANFTRQIKSLGFSYDWSREVATTDPEYFRWTQWIFLQIYNSWFNPETNKAEPIETLKYPPELAGPRLPSAAAGPVGESAAAEDSSAPLEAARRAYRDSKRLAYVSEAPVNWCPELGTVLANEEVIDGKSEVGGFPVIRRPMRQWMLRITAYAEKLLADLDTIDWSDSLKEMQRNWIGRSEGAEVDFQVAGSGEKIRVFTTRPDTLFGATYIVLSPEHKLVPQLTTAEQKKAVEDYKAYAAGKSDLERTELAKEKTGVFIGAYALNPVNGEQIPIWIADYVLASYGTGAIMAVPAHDTRDFEFAQKFNLPIVQVVQPNDAKTDWQGFTDDGVSVNSGFITGLPTPEAKRKITAWLEEKGLGKKTINYKLRDWLFSRQRYWGEPFPIVWKNGHHEALPVSALPVLPPTLEDYKPTPDGQPPLARATDWVNLPDGATRETNTMPQWAGSCWYYLRYLDAKNGGTFVGKEAEAYWMGVSGSSTVNSQPSTKSTPGVDLYVGGTEHAVLHLLYARFWHKVLFDLGHVSTPEPFFKLVNQGLILGEDGQKMSKSRGNVVNPDDILKEFGADAFRLYEMFMGPLQDTKPWNTKGVEGVYRFLGRVWRLFVDEKSETEFEQAETTAETQGRAELLNLIKLDARIRDVAATPAQLKTLHTCIKKVTEDLDAMRFNTAISAMMVFINDAMTWEARPVATLKTFLQLLAPFAPHLAEELWSRLSTLNPQPSTSLAYAPWPKFDASLLVESEIEIPVQVNGKLRDVIKISATASQAEMESAALASEKIKAAIEGKTVKKVVVVPKRMVNLVVA